In a single window of the Bacillus mycoides genome:
- a CDS encoding Ger(x)C family spore germination protein, translating into MEKTKRKLILLICISIFSLTGCLQKNIIDDVQLIQGTVFDTAKDNKVKVTFVCPIQKKGNKVQVYEGTGNAVKQVKADTSLESSQPFASGQMRVALFTTKVAKKGLSTSFDTLIRDVNIGNSLYVGLLEGSGTELFKGKYSTSYNVAIYIKKMLEHNMETGPLPTDNLYLGAFRYYREGQDSYMPILKKHGDKIKITGIGLLKKDKLVGTIKYQDMFVFKGLLEKHRLDSHEFKTNPGYAMINNIRSVPTYEVNIKNGKPSFYIHVKMEARIQELSRKFNLENKKNTTKIAKSVEKQLDVKATKLIKQFKSLNVDPLGLGAKYRQHYRSFKLEEWRRMYKDVPIQVKYTVNITNSGVIE; encoded by the coding sequence ATGGAAAAAACCAAAAGAAAATTAATACTTCTTATTTGCATCAGTATCTTCAGTCTAACTGGTTGCTTACAAAAAAATATTATTGATGATGTTCAACTCATTCAAGGAACTGTCTTCGATACAGCAAAAGATAATAAAGTAAAAGTTACATTTGTTTGTCCTATACAAAAAAAGGGCAATAAAGTTCAAGTTTATGAGGGAACAGGAAACGCAGTAAAACAAGTAAAGGCAGATACATCTTTAGAATCTTCGCAACCGTTCGCAAGCGGTCAAATGCGTGTTGCCTTATTCACAACAAAGGTTGCTAAAAAAGGATTATCCACCTCCTTTGACACATTAATTCGTGATGTGAATATTGGTAATTCACTGTATGTGGGACTATTAGAAGGAAGTGGTACTGAACTATTTAAAGGAAAATACAGTACATCTTATAATGTTGCAATTTATATAAAAAAAATGTTAGAACATAATATGGAAACCGGCCCTTTACCAACTGACAATTTATATTTAGGTGCTTTTCGGTACTACCGTGAAGGACAAGATTCTTATATGCCTATCCTGAAAAAACATGGAGATAAAATAAAAATTACTGGTATCGGTCTCTTAAAAAAGGATAAGTTAGTTGGAACAATCAAGTACCAAGATATGTTTGTTTTCAAAGGACTACTAGAAAAGCACCGCTTAGACTCACATGAATTTAAAACCAATCCTGGCTATGCAATGATTAATAATATCCGTTCCGTCCCTACCTACGAAGTAAACATAAAAAACGGAAAACCTTCTTTCTATATTCATGTGAAAATGGAAGCTCGTATTCAGGAGCTCTCTAGAAAATTTAATTTAGAAAACAAAAAAAATACAACAAAAATAGCTAAGTCAGTCGAAAAGCAATTAGACGTGAAAGCTACAAAACTTATTAAACAATTTAAATCTCTAAATGTTGATCCTCTTGGACTGGGGGCAAAATATAGACAACATTATCGCTCATTCAAATTAGAAGAGTGGCGAAGAATGTATAAAGATGTTCCAATTCAAGTGAAATATACTGTCAACATTACAAATTCTGGTGTAATTGAATGA
- a CDS encoding spore germination protein produces MSKIKAEHQISPVFVFFLIHGAQFGAGVLGFARIIAKAAGYDGWMGVLITGIGIHILIWMMYFLLKETNGNLIDLHRQTFGKWLGNGISIIFMAYFFIVSISVVRTYVEIIQVWMFPSASTWMLTFFLCLISYYIISSGFRVITGICVISVGGTLGYLFLSLFILKFAHWDNLLPMFSHSFTDILKAAKLSIYSMTGFEIFLMVYPFVKEPEKSHKFAQYGALFSNCLYLFSTILAFTFFSEKQLLKTIWSQLSMTQVIKLPFIERLEYIAISAYALVIVTSFILPLWAATRGTHEIFRVKQRSILIAFMLITLVVSQLLTNRHDINDFISNTSKVSFWLIYVYIPILFIIVWVKRKWKKPKEN; encoded by the coding sequence ATGAGTAAAATTAAAGCAGAACACCAAATATCACCCGTCTTCGTTTTCTTTTTAATTCACGGTGCACAATTTGGTGCTGGTGTTCTCGGATTCGCTCGAATCATTGCAAAGGCAGCTGGATACGACGGCTGGATGGGAGTTTTAATTACAGGAATCGGTATCCATATTCTTATATGGATGATGTATTTCTTATTAAAAGAAACAAACGGAAATTTAATTGATTTACATCGGCAAACATTTGGGAAATGGCTAGGAAACGGCATTAGTATCATCTTTATGGCTTATTTTTTTATTGTAAGTATTTCTGTAGTTAGAACATATGTCGAAATTATTCAAGTATGGATGTTTCCTAGTGCATCCACCTGGATGCTCACATTCTTTTTATGCTTAATAAGTTATTACATTATTTCATCAGGCTTCCGCGTCATTACAGGCATTTGTGTCATTTCTGTTGGCGGGACCTTAGGATATCTTTTTCTAAGTCTTTTTATTTTGAAATTCGCACATTGGGATAATTTACTTCCGATGTTTTCACATTCTTTTACCGATATTTTGAAAGCGGCCAAACTATCTATTTATAGTATGACAGGGTTTGAAATTTTTCTTATGGTTTATCCGTTTGTTAAAGAGCCAGAGAAGTCCCATAAATTCGCACAATATGGGGCATTATTCTCTAACTGCTTATATTTGTTTAGTACTATTCTCGCTTTTACTTTCTTTAGTGAAAAACAACTACTCAAAACAATTTGGTCTCAACTTTCAATGACACAAGTTATTAAGCTTCCTTTTATAGAGCGACTTGAGTATATTGCTATTTCCGCTTATGCTCTCGTTATTGTTACGAGCTTTATTCTACCTTTATGGGCTGCTACTAGAGGAACTCATGAAATCTTTCGTGTTAAGCAACGTAGTATTTTAATCGCCTTTATGCTTATCACCTTAGTTGTTTCACAACTTTTAACGAACAGGCATGATATTAATGATTTTATTAGCAATACATCTAAAGTTAGTTTTTGGCTTATATATGTATACATCCCAATTCTATTTATTATTGTGTGGGTGAAAAGAAAATGGAAAAAACCAAAAGAAAATTAA
- a CDS encoding spore germination protein: MIWNWLRKKKNSNTKETDDSKQQPDDQKEHNKDKNGEPKSTEQTEDNSQNKQQNSKQEDNSQNKQQNSKQEDNSQNKQQSSKQEDNSQGKQQNSKQDDNSQDKQQNSKQEHSSQNKQQSSKQEDSSQNKQQGSKQEDSSQDKQQSSKQEDSSQDKQQNSKQEDNSQNKQQSSKQEDSSQNKQQGSKQEDSSQDKQQSSKQEDSSQDKQQSSKQGDSSQNKQQNSKQDDTSQNKQQNSKQDDTSQNKQQNSKQDDNSQNKQQSSGSNSIYDFSKPESDHIHSLQDLIEKMKQSSDFVNYHTSDDDTMPYWISYYRPSLDGEKLQKYLMPTLLERPCAPLEELKEHIPMSGITITNDLQKIEDMVLKGHAIIQLNQQDQKCMLANIAIDNYRAPTPPLNESTVIGPQEGFVEDIDTNINLVRKRLPVLDLHTKEMIIGEFSKTKVVMMYLDNLAEKDNVDFLEESLRALEYDQINDSAYIQELMGEKSIFPLYINTERTDRVTKALIDGKIAIFVDGSPSVLLTPVSYFDFFISPEDYNVSWLYATFSRILRLIAVLFSICATPLYVAVLNYHYELVPSDLLETLILSRAQVPFPPLIEALFLELAIDLLREAGARLPMKVGQTLGIVGGIVIGQASVQAGLTSNILLIIVALSALASFITPIYKMGNAVRLLRFPFLAFAEIGGLFGISLGFIFLFTHLFRLTSLRKPYALFYPTRQQSFKDSWIRFPLTMIDTRDVQARPQHVKKATNGISTKHTSDFDD; the protein is encoded by the coding sequence ATGATTTGGAATTGGTTACGTAAGAAAAAAAACTCAAATACAAAAGAGACAGATGATTCGAAACAACAGCCAGATGATCAAAAGGAACATAACAAAGATAAGAATGGCGAGCCAAAAAGTACGGAACAAACTGAGGATAATTCTCAAAATAAGCAGCAAAATTCTAAACAAGAGGATAATTCTCAAAACAAGCAGCAAAATTCTAAACAAGAGGATAATTCTCAAAACAAGCAGCAAAGTTCTAAACAAGAGGATAATTCTCAAGGTAAGCAGCAAAATTCTAAGCAAGATGATAATTCTCAAGACAAACAACAAAATTCTAAACAAGAGCATTCTTCTCAAAACAAGCAACAAAGTTCTAAACAAGAGGATTCTTCTCAAAACAAACAGCAAGGTTCTAAACAAGAGGACTCTTCTCAAGACAAACAGCAAAGTTCTAAACAAGAGGATTCTTCTCAAGACAAACAGCAAAACTCTAAACAAGAGGATAATTCTCAAAACAAACAACAAAGTTCTAAGCAAGAGGATTCTTCTCAAAACAAACAGCAAGGTTCTAAACAAGAGGACTCTTCTCAAGACAAACAGCAAAGTTCTAAACAAGAGGATTCTTCTCAAGACAAACAGCAAAGTTCTAAACAAGGTGATTCTTCTCAAAACAAACAGCAAAATTCTAAGCAAGATGATACTTCTCAAAACAAGCAGCAAAATTCTAAGCAAGATGATACTTCTCAAAACAAACAGCAAAATTCTAAGCAAGATGATAATTCTCAAAACAAACAGCAAAGCTCAGGAAGTAACAGCATTTATGACTTTAGCAAACCAGAAAGTGACCATATTCATTCTCTACAAGATTTAATAGAGAAGATGAAACAGTCTAGTGACTTTGTTAATTACCATACATCTGACGATGACACGATGCCTTATTGGATTTCTTACTATCGTCCTTCACTTGATGGTGAGAAATTGCAAAAGTATTTAATGCCTACTCTTTTGGAACGTCCTTGCGCTCCATTAGAAGAATTAAAAGAACATATTCCAATGAGTGGTATAACGATTACGAACGACTTACAAAAAATTGAGGACATGGTTTTAAAGGGACATGCAATTATTCAATTAAATCAGCAAGATCAAAAATGTATGCTTGCAAACATTGCAATTGATAATTATCGTGCACCAACTCCTCCATTAAATGAATCCACCGTTATCGGGCCACAAGAAGGATTCGTAGAAGATATTGATACGAATATTAATTTAGTACGAAAACGTCTTCCTGTTTTAGATTTACACACAAAAGAGATGATTATTGGAGAGTTTTCAAAAACAAAGGTTGTCATGATGTATTTAGACAACCTTGCCGAAAAAGATAATGTAGACTTTCTAGAAGAATCACTTCGAGCTCTTGAATATGATCAAATTAACGATAGTGCTTATATACAGGAATTAATGGGTGAAAAGTCAATTTTTCCTCTCTATATAAATACAGAACGCACTGATAGAGTCACAAAAGCACTTATTGATGGGAAAATCGCTATTTTTGTTGATGGTTCTCCGAGTGTCCTATTAACACCTGTATCATATTTCGATTTTTTCATTTCGCCAGAAGACTATAACGTTTCTTGGCTGTACGCTACATTCTCAAGAATTTTAAGATTGATCGCTGTTCTATTCTCAATTTGTGCAACTCCACTATACGTTGCAGTTTTGAATTATCATTATGAATTGGTTCCGAGTGACTTACTTGAAACATTGATTTTATCAAGGGCTCAAGTACCATTTCCCCCTTTAATAGAAGCACTTTTCTTGGAACTTGCGATTGATTTATTAAGAGAAGCTGGCGCGCGATTACCTATGAAGGTCGGACAAACGCTCGGTATTGTAGGCGGTATCGTAATCGGGCAAGCGTCCGTGCAAGCTGGTTTAACGAGTAATATTTTATTAATTATCGTTGCCTTATCAGCGTTAGCTTCCTTTATTACGCCCATTTATAAAATGGGTAACGCCGTTCGTTTACTACGTTTCCCATTTCTCGCATTTGCAGAAATAGGTGGGCTCTTCGGTATATCTCTTGGATTTATCTTTTTATTTACCCATTTGTTTAGACTTACTTCTTTACGTAAGCCGTACGCTCTCTTTTATCCAACGAGACAACAATCCTTTAAAGATTCTTGGATTCGTTTTCCATTAACAATGATTGATACTCGAGATGTTCAAGCAAGACCGCAACACGTAAAGAAAGCAACTAATGGAATTTCTACAAAACATACGTCAGATTTTGATGATTAA
- a CDS encoding alpha/beta fold hydrolase: MQIVKKEKFVLKEFVFENGRGIPVQMGYETYGTLNRERSNAILVCHYFSATSHAAGKYTEHDEEAGWWDGLIGPGKAIDTNKYFVICTDNLCNVQVKNPYVITTGPKSINPMTGFEYAMDFPVFTFLDVARMQYELIKDMGIARLHAVMGPSAGGMIAQQWAVHYPHMVERVIGVITNPQNPIITSGNVAQNAIEAIQLDPNWKGGKYGEEQPTKGLHLANRMMFMNAFDEHFYETAFPRNSIEMAPYQEFSALTSFEKEINKVTCKSIDLVDANSWMYTAKAVLLHDIAHGFSSLEEALSNIEANVLMIPCKQDLLQSPRYNYKMVDILQKQGKYAEVYEIESINGHMAGALDVHLFEKKIYEFLNRKVSSFV, from the coding sequence GTGCAAATTGTAAAAAAGGAGAAGTTTGTTTTAAAAGAATTTGTGTTTGAAAATGGTAGGGGAATTCCTGTTCAAATGGGGTATGAGACGTATGGCACTTTAAATAGAGAAAGATCAAATGCGATTTTGGTTTGTCACTATTTTAGTGCAACAAGTCATGCGGCAGGAAAATATACAGAGCATGATGAGGAAGCTGGTTGGTGGGATGGATTAATTGGACCTGGAAAAGCAATTGATACAAATAAATATTTCGTTATATGCACTGATAACCTTTGTAATGTACAGGTGAAGAATCCCTACGTAATTACAACGGGACCAAAATCGATAAATCCGATGACTGGTTTTGAGTATGCGATGGATTTTCCAGTTTTCACATTTTTAGATGTAGCACGTATGCAATATGAGTTAATAAAAGATATGGGGATTGCTAGGCTACATGCTGTAATGGGACCGTCGGCAGGTGGGATGATTGCGCAGCAATGGGCTGTTCACTATCCTCATATGGTAGAGCGAGTGATTGGAGTTATTACGAATCCACAAAATCCAATTATAACGTCGGGAAATGTAGCGCAAAATGCGATTGAAGCAATTCAGCTTGATCCAAACTGGAAAGGTGGAAAGTATGGAGAAGAGCAGCCAACGAAGGGTCTTCATTTAGCAAATCGAATGATGTTTATGAATGCGTTTGATGAACATTTTTATGAAACGGCATTCCCGCGGAACAGTATAGAAATGGCACCTTATCAGGAATTTTCTGCATTAACATCATTTGAGAAAGAGATTAATAAAGTGACATGCAAAAGTATAGATTTAGTAGATGCAAATTCGTGGATGTACACTGCGAAAGCAGTCTTATTACATGATATTGCGCATGGATTTTCTTCTTTAGAAGAGGCTCTTTCTAATATAGAAGCGAATGTACTCATGATTCCGTGCAAACAAGATTTACTTCAGTCACCTCGTTATAATTATAAAATGGTAGACATTTTGCAAAAGCAAGGGAAGTACGCAGAAGTATATGAGATAGAAAGTATAAATGGGCATATGGCAGGAGCGTTAGATGTTCATTTATTTGAAAAGAAAATTTATGAGTTTTTAAACCGGAAAGTATCTAGTTTTGTGTAG
- a CDS encoding rhodanese-like domain-containing protein, giving the protein MTEVKTITTEEVQERLENGETLFLVDVREDEEVAAGKIPEAVHIKMGDIPNKVDFFEKENEYIFICRSGMRSENVCHYLNEQGFKTVNMVGGMLQYEGETK; this is encoded by the coding sequence ATGACAGAAGTAAAAACAATTACTACAGAAGAAGTGCAAGAGCGTTTAGAAAATGGAGAAACATTATTTTTAGTAGATGTAAGGGAAGATGAAGAAGTAGCGGCAGGGAAAATTCCAGAAGCTGTACATATTAAAATGGGCGATATTCCAAATAAAGTGGATTTCTTTGAGAAAGAGAATGAATATATCTTTATTTGCCGTTCGGGAATGCGTAGTGAAAATGTATGCCATTATTTAAATGAGCAAGGGTTTAAAACGGTGAATATGGTTGGCGGTATGCTTCAATATGAAGGCGAAACTAAATAA
- a CDS encoding spore germination protein: MGINMRKVKIINNTGAVNVGDCYDISPLAVAKIYAGAGGSSAAVFLNGKRQPEAVIRTSVFLPPLATSTRTLGA, encoded by the coding sequence ATGGGAATTAACATGCGTAAAGTAAAAATTATAAATAATACAGGAGCTGTTAATGTTGGCGACTGTTATGATATCTCACCTTTAGCTGTGGCAAAAATATATGCTGGTGCTGGAGGATCGAGTGCGGCTGTTTTTTTAAATGGGAAACGACAGCCAGAAGCTGTGATTAGAACATCAGTGTTTCTTCCGCCATTAGCGACGAGTACACGTACATTAGGTGCATAA
- a CDS encoding BclA-related collagen-like exosporium protein translates to MKERDRQNSLNSNFRISPNLIGPTFPPVPTGFTGIGITGPTGPQGPTGPQGPRGFQGPMGEKGPTGPQGVHGIQGPAGQMGATGPEGQQGPQGLRGPQGETGATGPQGVQGLQGPIGPTGATGAQGIQGIQGLQGPIGATGPEGPQGIQGVQGVPGATGSQGIQGAQGIQGPQGPSGNTGATGATGQGISGPTGITGPTGITGPSGGPPGPTGATGATGPGGGPSGSTGATGATGNTGVTGSAGVTGNTGPSGSTGETGAQGLQGIQGVQGPIGPTGPEGPQGIQGIPGPTGVTGEQGIQGVQGIQGITGATGDQGPQGIQGAIGPQGITGATGDQGPQGIQGVPGPTGDTGSQGVQGIQGPMGDIGPTGPEGPEGLQGPQGIQGVPGPAGATGPEGPQGIQGIQGPIGVTGPEGPQGIQGIQGIQGITGATGAQGATGVQGVQGNIGATGPEGPQGVQGTQGDIGPTGPMGPQGVQGIQGIQGPTGAQGVQGPQGIQGIQGPTGVTGDTGTTGVTGEGTTGATGVTGPTGVTGPSGGPAGPTGPTGPSGPTGVTGPSGGPPGPTGATGVTGGVGDTGATGATGVTGATGVTGATGATGLQGPQGIQGVQGDIGPTGPQGVQGPQGIQGITGATGDQGPQGIQGPQGIQGPTGPQGIQGGQGPQGIQGATGATGAQGPQGIQGIQGVQGPTGPQGPTGIQGVQGEIGPTGPQGVQGLQGPQGPTGDTGPTGPQGPQGIQGPTGVTGATGSQGIQGPTGATGATGSQGIQGPTGATGATGATGVTGVSTTATYSFANNTSGSAISVLLGGTNIPLPNNQNIGPGITVSGGNTVFTVTNAGNYYIAYTINLTAGLLVSSRITVNGSPLAGTINSPTVATGSFSAPIIANLPAGAAISLQLFGLLAVATLSTTTPGATLTIIRLS, encoded by the coding sequence GTGAAAGAGCGCGATAGACAAAATTCATTAAACTCTAATTTCAGAATTTCACCGAATCTTATTGGACCTACTTTTCCTCCCGTTCCAACGGGATTTACTGGCATTGGGATTACTGGTCCAACCGGTCCACAAGGCCCGACTGGCCCACAAGGACCAAGGGGATTTCAAGGTCCGATGGGGGAGAAGGGCCCGACAGGACCTCAAGGAGTGCACGGGATTCAAGGACCAGCTGGACAAATGGGTGCAACAGGACCAGAAGGACAGCAGGGCCCACAAGGATTAAGGGGACCACAGGGAGAAACTGGAGCGACAGGACCTCAAGGAGTGCAAGGGTTACAAGGTCCAATTGGTCCGACCGGAGCGACTGGGGCACAAGGTATACAGGGGATACAGGGATTACAGGGGCCGATTGGAGCTACCGGGCCAGAGGGACCTCAAGGAATTCAAGGAGTGCAAGGGGTACCGGGTGCAACAGGTTCACAAGGAATACAAGGAGCTCAAGGGATACAAGGCCCACAAGGACCGAGTGGAAATACGGGAGCAACAGGAGCGACTGGTCAGGGGATTAGTGGTCCGACTGGAATAACAGGTCCAACAGGGATAACTGGCCCATCTGGAGGACCTCCAGGTCCGACTGGAGCAACTGGTGCGACAGGGCCAGGAGGTGGACCGAGTGGAAGTACAGGTGCGACGGGAGCGACTGGAAATACTGGAGTAACTGGAAGTGCGGGAGTGACTGGAAATACAGGTCCGAGTGGAAGTACAGGAGAAACAGGAGCACAGGGCCTGCAAGGAATACAAGGGGTTCAAGGGCCAATTGGACCAACGGGTCCAGAAGGTCCGCAAGGTATTCAAGGTATTCCTGGTCCGACAGGAGTAACTGGTGAACAAGGAATCCAAGGGGTTCAGGGAATTCAAGGGATAACGGGGGCAACTGGAGATCAAGGTCCGCAAGGTATACAAGGGGCCATAGGACCTCAAGGTATAACAGGAGCAACAGGAGATCAAGGCCCACAAGGAATACAAGGGGTACCTGGTCCAACCGGGGACACAGGCTCACAAGGAGTCCAAGGAATTCAAGGGCCAATGGGTGATATAGGACCAACAGGCCCAGAAGGCCCAGAAGGACTTCAGGGTCCGCAAGGAATACAAGGAGTGCCAGGACCAGCTGGAGCAACAGGTCCAGAGGGCCCACAAGGAATCCAAGGAATTCAAGGACCAATAGGAGTAACAGGTCCAGAAGGCCCACAAGGAATTCAGGGAATACAAGGGATTCAAGGTATAACAGGAGCAACCGGAGCACAAGGAGCAACTGGAGTTCAAGGTGTTCAAGGGAATATAGGAGCAACAGGTCCAGAGGGCCCGCAAGGAGTGCAAGGTACTCAAGGGGATATAGGTCCAACAGGTCCAATGGGTCCACAGGGAGTTCAAGGTATCCAAGGAATTCAAGGACCGACGGGTGCGCAAGGAGTGCAAGGCCCACAAGGAATTCAAGGAATCCAAGGGCCGACAGGAGTAACTGGAGATACGGGTACAACAGGGGTGACAGGGGAAGGGACTACAGGAGCAACTGGAGTAACTGGTCCAACAGGTGTAACTGGTCCATCAGGAGGCCCAGCCGGACCGACTGGCCCAACAGGTCCATCAGGTCCGACGGGAGTGACAGGTCCATCAGGTGGACCACCTGGTCCGACAGGAGCGACAGGTGTAACGGGAGGAGTAGGAGATACGGGAGCAACAGGGGCGACGGGTGTGACCGGAGCAACTGGAGTAACTGGTGCAACCGGAGCAACGGGGCTGCAGGGTCCACAAGGAATACAAGGAGTACAAGGAGACATAGGCCCAACCGGTCCGCAAGGTGTTCAAGGTCCACAAGGGATCCAAGGTATAACGGGAGCAACGGGAGATCAAGGGCCGCAAGGAATTCAAGGCCCGCAAGGAATCCAAGGTCCAACAGGTCCTCAAGGAATCCAAGGAGGTCAAGGCCCACAAGGGATACAAGGGGCAACAGGTGCAACCGGAGCACAAGGCCCACAGGGAATTCAAGGGATACAAGGAGTGCAAGGTCCGACTGGTCCACAAGGCCCAACCGGAATACAAGGTGTGCAAGGAGAAATAGGTCCAACAGGTCCGCAAGGTGTGCAAGGTTTACAAGGTCCACAAGGCCCAACCGGGGACACAGGTCCAACAGGCCCACAAGGCCCACAAGGAATTCAAGGTCCAACGGGAGTAACAGGAGCGACAGGTTCACAAGGAATTCAAGGTCCAACGGGGGCAACAGGAGCGACAGGTTCACAAGGAATCCAAGGTCCAACGGGAGCAACGGGAGCAACAGGAGCGACCGGGGTGACTGGAGTTAGTACAACTGCAACGTATTCCTTTGCAAATAATACTTCAGGAAGTGCTATTTCCGTGTTGTTAGGCGGTACGAATATACCATTACCGAACAATCAAAATATTGGACCGGGAATAACAGTTAGTGGTGGAAATACTGTGTTTACCGTTACAAATGCAGGTAATTATTATATAGCCTATACAATTAATTTAACGGCAGGATTACTTGTCAGTTCTCGTATAACCGTAAATGGCAGTCCGCTTGCGGGAACGATAAACTCCCCGACAGTGGCTACTGGTTCATTTAGTGCACCAATAATTGCTAACTTGCCTGCTGGAGCTGCTATTAGTTTACAGTTATTTGGATTACTTGCAGTGGCTACATTATCTACGACAACGCCAGGAGCTACTCTAACTATTATTAGATTAAGTTAA
- the moaA gene encoding GTP 3',8-cyclase MoaA yields the protein MQEKVKDFFGRPLQDLRISVIDRCNLRCTYCMPAEVFGPDYAFLKDEFLLTFDEIERLAKVFVSIGVRKIRLTGGEPLLRKDLTKLIERLVKIDGLVDIGLTTNAIHLTKQAKALKEAGLHRVNVSLDAIDDNVFRAINGRNMNTKPVLKGIMAAKEAGLEVKVNMVVKKGMNDHQVLPVATYFKEQGITLRFIEFMDVGSTNGWNFDQVITKRELIDMIHGVYPIEPAEAHYFGEVAKRYRYVGTNVEVGFITSVSESFCSSCTRARISADGKFYTCLFATEGMDLRKLLRESLSDNELLKAIQYVWENRKDRYSDERTEESAKNRPKIEMSYIGG from the coding sequence ATGCAGGAGAAGGTTAAAGATTTTTTCGGACGCCCACTTCAAGATTTACGCATCTCTGTCATTGATCGTTGTAATTTACGGTGTACGTATTGTATGCCAGCCGAAGTGTTTGGTCCTGATTATGCTTTTTTGAAAGATGAGTTTTTACTGACATTTGATGAAATAGAGCGATTAGCAAAAGTATTTGTTAGCATCGGTGTACGGAAAATTAGACTTACTGGTGGCGAACCCTTGCTCCGTAAGGACTTAACAAAACTTATCGAACGTCTCGTGAAAATTGACGGTTTAGTAGATATAGGATTAACGACAAATGCGATTCATTTAACGAAGCAAGCGAAGGCGTTAAAAGAAGCTGGGTTACACCGAGTAAATGTTAGTTTGGATGCGATAGATGATAATGTGTTCCGCGCAATTAATGGCCGGAATATGAATACGAAGCCAGTGTTAAAAGGAATTATGGCAGCGAAAGAAGCAGGCCTTGAAGTGAAAGTAAATATGGTTGTGAAAAAAGGAATGAATGATCATCAAGTACTTCCGGTTGCTACGTATTTTAAAGAACAAGGAATCACGCTTAGATTTATTGAGTTTATGGATGTTGGCAGTACGAATGGATGGAATTTTGATCAAGTTATTACGAAACGAGAATTAATTGATATGATTCATGGGGTGTATCCAATTGAGCCAGCTGAAGCTCATTATTTTGGTGAGGTTGCGAAGCGGTATCGATACGTTGGAACGAATGTAGAGGTTGGTTTTATTACCTCCGTTTCTGAGTCATTTTGTTCTTCTTGTACGAGAGCAAGAATTTCGGCAGATGGAAAGTTTTATACTTGCTTGTTTGCGACAGAAGGAATGGATTTAAGGAAACTTCTCAGGGAAAGCCTTTCGGATAATGAGTTATTAAAAGCTATACAATATGTATGGGAGAATAGAAAAGATCGATATTCAGATGAACGGACAGAAGAAAGTGCGAAAAATCGTCCGAAAATTGAAATGTCTTATATAGGAGGATAA